The Gordonibacter urolithinfaciens genome contains a region encoding:
- the gpmI gene encoding 2,3-bisphosphoglycerate-independent phosphoglycerate mutase codes for MERARLTLPACLVIMDGFGLAEPGPGNAISQARTPNLDALFAERLWTCLEASGEAVGLPEGQMGNSEVGHLNIGAGRVVFQELTRINRACADGSLAANPVLNDAFAAAREPGAALHLMGLVSDGGVHSSNEHLYALARAAKEAGVGHIAVHCFMDGRDVPPKSGAGYLEELEAVLAELTDDACAAEIASISGRYFAMDRDNRWERVEQAWRAIVAADPCTDAAPAEVMAASYAEGVTDEFVVPTALSGRGVQDGDAVVFFNFRPDRAREITRALVDPAFEGFGRSRFPRVSFVCLTEYDPEIPAPVAYPKEFPGNVLADVLAAAGLRQYHIAETEKYAHVTFFLNGGREEPKTGEERALIPSPKVATYDLKPEMSEPDVAATLAAAIDADEADVYLVNFANCDMVGHTGVIPAAVAAVAAVDAGVGEVLAALERKGGVALITADHGNADKMLGEDGSPFTAHTTAPVPLVLADFAGTGRTLDGREGALCDIAPTLLELMGLPKPAEMTGRSLLA; via the coding sequence ATGGAGCGCGCTCGTCTCACGCTGCCGGCCTGCCTCGTCATCATGGACGGGTTCGGCTTGGCCGAGCCCGGCCCCGGCAACGCCATCTCGCAGGCGCGCACGCCGAACCTCGACGCGCTGTTCGCAGAGCGTCTGTGGACGTGCCTCGAGGCCTCGGGCGAGGCCGTGGGCCTTCCCGAGGGACAGATGGGCAACTCGGAGGTGGGGCATCTCAACATCGGCGCGGGGCGCGTGGTGTTCCAGGAGCTCACGCGCATCAACCGCGCCTGCGCCGACGGCTCGCTGGCGGCGAACCCCGTGCTGAACGACGCGTTCGCCGCGGCGCGCGAGCCGGGCGCGGCGCTGCATCTCATGGGGCTCGTGTCCGACGGCGGCGTCCATTCCTCCAACGAGCATCTCTACGCGCTCGCGCGCGCCGCGAAGGAGGCCGGGGTCGGGCATATCGCGGTGCATTGCTTCATGGACGGCCGCGACGTGCCGCCGAAGAGCGGTGCGGGCTACCTGGAGGAGCTCGAGGCCGTGCTGGCCGAGCTGACCGACGACGCGTGCGCCGCCGAGATAGCCAGCATCTCGGGGCGCTACTTCGCCATGGACCGCGACAACCGCTGGGAGCGCGTCGAGCAGGCGTGGCGCGCCATCGTGGCTGCCGATCCGTGCACGGACGCAGCGCCGGCCGAGGTCATGGCGGCCTCCTATGCCGAGGGCGTCACCGACGAGTTCGTCGTGCCCACGGCGCTCTCCGGGCGCGGGGTGCAGGACGGCGACGCCGTCGTGTTCTTCAACTTCCGGCCCGACCGTGCCCGCGAGATCACGCGCGCGCTGGTGGACCCGGCGTTCGAGGGCTTCGGGCGCAGCCGGTTCCCGCGGGTGAGCTTCGTGTGCCTGACCGAGTACGACCCGGAGATCCCCGCGCCGGTGGCCTACCCCAAGGAGTTCCCCGGCAACGTGCTGGCCGACGTGCTGGCGGCGGCGGGCCTGCGCCAGTACCACATCGCCGAGACCGAGAAGTACGCCCACGTGACGTTCTTCCTGAACGGCGGCCGCGAGGAGCCGAAGACGGGGGAGGAGCGCGCGCTCATCCCCAGCCCCAAGGTGGCCACCTACGACCTCAAGCCCGAGATGAGCGAGCCGGACGTGGCCGCCACGCTGGCCGCCGCCATCGACGCCGACGAGGCCGACGTCTACCTCGTGAACTTCGCGAACTGCGACATGGTGGGCCACACCGGCGTCATCCCGGCCGCGGTGGCCGCCGTCGCGGCGGTGGACGCGGGCGTGGGCGAGGTGCTCGCCGCGCTCGAGCGCAAGGGCGGCGTGGCGCTGATCACGGCCGACCACGGCAACGCCGACAAGATGCTCGGCGAGGACGGCTCGCCGTTCACGGCGCACACCACGGCTCCCGTGCCGCTCGTGCTCGCGGACTTCGCCGGAACCGGCCGCACCCTCGACGGCCGCGAAGGTGCGCTCTGCGACATCGCGCCGACGCTGCTCGAGCTCATGGGCTTGCCGAAGCCCGCCGAGATGACGGGCAGGAGCCTGCTCGCGTAA
- the secG gene encoding preprotein translocase subunit SecG — MNPFLIIMLILLVVSGLGLIVFILLHSGKGTGISDMIASSVYSTQTGTSIVEKNLDRITIIFAVVFLLSLIVLMIIYPQGTIAK; from the coding sequence TTGAACCCGTTCCTTATCATCATGCTCATCCTGCTCGTCGTCTCGGGCTTGGGCCTCATCGTGTTCATCCTGCTGCACTCCGGCAAGGGCACGGGCATATCCGACATGATCGCCAGCTCCGTGTACTCCACGCAGACGGGCACGAGCATCGTGGAGAAGAACCTCGACCGCATCACCATCATCTTCGCGGTAGTGTTCCTGCTGTCGCTCATCGTGCTGATGATCATCTACCCGCAGGGAACGATCGCAAAATAG
- a CDS encoding cation diffusion facilitator family transporter — protein MAKALAAKDAVSTRMRSIRRVLWIVLVLNLAVAAAKYVYGAVTGSASMQADGIHSVFDSAGNVVGLVGIALASRPADEGHPYGHAKFETYASLVIGVLLLLAAFEVGSSAVAKLASGSYTAEVTPLSFVVMAGTLAVNLGVTTYERRCAKRLKSEVLAADANHTLSDALVSVGVIVGLAAVALGFPMADPVMALVVTLAILATAWDVFKHALATLSDRARIPEEDVRAAALAVPGVRDAHRIRTRGTEGEVYADLHVLVAPEMTVKDAHGLSERVERAVEERFPNVAEALVHIEPDDGHVD, from the coding sequence ATGGCGAAGGCGCTTGCTGCCAAGGACGCGGTCTCCACGCGCATGCGGTCGATCCGCCGGGTGCTGTGGATCGTGCTCGTGCTGAACCTGGCCGTGGCGGCTGCGAAGTACGTGTACGGCGCCGTCACCGGGTCGGCGTCCATGCAGGCCGACGGCATCCATTCGGTGTTCGACTCCGCCGGCAACGTGGTGGGGCTCGTGGGCATCGCCCTGGCCTCGCGGCCGGCCGACGAGGGGCACCCCTACGGCCACGCGAAGTTCGAGACGTACGCGAGCCTCGTCATCGGCGTGCTGCTGCTCCTGGCCGCCTTCGAGGTGGGATCGAGCGCCGTAGCCAAGCTCGCGTCGGGCTCCTATACGGCAGAGGTCACGCCGCTGTCGTTCGTGGTCATGGCAGGCACGCTGGCCGTGAACCTGGGGGTCACCACCTACGAGCGGCGCTGCGCCAAGCGCCTCAAGAGCGAGGTGCTGGCGGCTGACGCCAACCATACGCTCTCCGACGCGCTCGTGTCCGTCGGCGTCATCGTGGGCTTGGCGGCCGTGGCGCTCGGGTTCCCCATGGCCGACCCCGTCATGGCGCTCGTGGTGACGCTCGCCATCCTGGCCACGGCCTGGGACGTGTTTAAGCACGCTCTGGCCACGCTCTCGGACCGGGCGCGCATTCCCGAGGAGGACGTGCGCGCGGCGGCCCTGGCGGTGCCCGGCGTGCGCGACGCGCACCGTATCCGCACGAGGGGCACGGAAGGGGAGGTCTACGCGGATCTGCACGTGCTCGTCGCGCCGGAGATGACGGTGAAGGACGCCCACGGCCTCTCGGAGCGCGTGGAGCGCGCCGTGGAGGAGCGCTTCCCGAACGTGGCGGAGGCGCTCGTGCATATCGAGCCCGACGACGGGCACGTGGACTAG
- a CDS encoding HAD family hydrolase gives MVEAVFFDVGSTLIRPCPSVAETMARAAAERGHALTVRDFELHMPAMDAYYEAEYLRDGDFWCSHEGSTAIWLDQYRYVCHLAGIGHDAEGMAAAVNGAYRHAASWEVYADVAGCLRALKERGLALGVVSNWDAELEDLLRDLRLLPYFDTVVSSAAVGYRKPNPVIFDLACEQLGVRPGACAHVGDRPDADGDGAAAAGIRPVIIDRHGAEPDCPYDRVETLGDIPSFL, from the coding sequence ATGGTGGAGGCCGTTTTCTTCGACGTGGGATCGACGCTCATCCGGCCGTGCCCGTCGGTTGCCGAGACGATGGCGCGTGCAGCCGCCGAGCGCGGGCACGCGCTGACCGTGCGCGACTTCGAGCTCCACATGCCCGCCATGGACGCCTACTACGAGGCGGAGTACCTGCGCGACGGGGACTTCTGGTGCTCGCACGAGGGCTCGACGGCCATCTGGCTGGACCAGTACCGCTACGTGTGCCACCTGGCGGGCATCGGGCACGACGCGGAGGGGATGGCTGCCGCGGTGAACGGGGCGTACCGCCACGCGGCGAGCTGGGAGGTGTACGCGGACGTCGCGGGCTGCCTGCGCGCCCTCAAGGAGCGGGGGCTCGCCCTGGGCGTCGTGTCGAACTGGGACGCCGAGCTTGAGGACTTGCTCCGCGACCTGCGGCTGCTGCCGTACTTCGACACGGTGGTTTCGAGCGCCGCAGTGGGCTACCGCAAGCCGAACCCCGTGATCTTCGACCTCGCCTGCGAGCAGCTGGGCGTGCGGCCCGGCGCGTGCGCGCACGTGGGCGACCGCCCCGACGCGGACGGGGACGGGGCCGCGGCCGCCGGCATCCGCCCCGTCATCATCGACCGTCACGGCGCCGAACCTGACTGCCCCTACGACCGCGTGGAAACCCTCGGAGACATCCCGAGCTTCCTATAA
- a CDS encoding radical SAM protein, whose product MSSTKKTIAEGAQSAVARKLLAYAQGGDPDVQLPKMLKAVDALVPKDYLVEQRALFHEVIDHPDNNWMVLLKSLWADIDPGVLQKVLENFLVNASLIGLRRQDAAAAEHGCNVPWALLVDPTSACNLHCTGCWAAEYGDRLNLTFEELDSIVEQGKELGVFFYLFSGGEPLVRKRDVIRLCEKHDDCAFTAFTNATLIDDALAEDMLRVRNLIPAISVEGFEEATDARRGKGTYAAVVRAMDVLRRHRLPFGVSCCYTHANAASIGSEAFFDDLVARGAKFAWFFTYMPVGASAPTDLLATAEDRAFMYRRIRAFRETKPLFTMDFWNDGEFTQGCIAGGRRYLHINANGDIEPCAFIHYSDANIRDTPLLEALKRPLFMAYHDNQPFNGNHLRPCPVLDNKDRLAQMVEASGARSTDLEEPEDAAALCAKTHAAADRWEPVAQRLWEEGHWTSGPNAGRRK is encoded by the coding sequence ATGTCATCCACGAAGAAGACCATCGCGGAGGGCGCGCAGTCGGCAGTCGCGCGCAAGCTGCTGGCGTACGCACAGGGAGGCGACCCCGACGTGCAGCTGCCCAAGATGCTCAAAGCCGTGGACGCGCTGGTTCCCAAGGACTACCTCGTGGAACAGCGCGCCCTGTTCCACGAGGTCATCGACCATCCCGACAACAACTGGATGGTGCTGCTGAAGAGCCTGTGGGCCGACATCGACCCTGGCGTGCTCCAGAAGGTGCTGGAGAACTTCCTCGTGAACGCGAGCCTCATCGGGCTGCGCCGCCAGGACGCCGCGGCGGCCGAGCACGGCTGCAACGTGCCATGGGCCCTGCTCGTGGACCCCACGAGCGCCTGCAACCTGCACTGCACCGGCTGTTGGGCAGCCGAGTACGGCGACCGGCTCAACCTCACGTTCGAGGAGCTGGACTCCATCGTGGAGCAGGGCAAGGAGCTGGGGGTGTTCTTCTACCTGTTCTCGGGCGGCGAGCCGCTCGTGCGCAAGCGCGACGTCATCCGCCTGTGCGAGAAGCACGACGACTGCGCCTTCACGGCGTTCACGAACGCCACGCTCATCGACGACGCGCTGGCCGAGGACATGCTGCGGGTGAGGAACCTCATCCCCGCCATCTCGGTGGAGGGCTTCGAGGAGGCCACGGACGCCCGCCGCGGCAAGGGCACCTACGCCGCCGTCGTGCGGGCCATGGACGTGCTGAGGCGCCATCGCCTGCCCTTCGGCGTGTCGTGCTGCTACACGCACGCAAACGCCGCCTCCATCGGCAGCGAGGCGTTCTTCGACGACCTCGTGGCGCGCGGGGCGAAGTTCGCCTGGTTCTTCACCTACATGCCCGTAGGGGCCTCCGCACCGACCGACCTGTTGGCCACGGCCGAGGACCGCGCGTTCATGTACCGCCGGATACGCGCGTTTCGCGAGACGAAGCCGTTGTTCACCATGGACTTCTGGAACGACGGCGAGTTCACGCAGGGGTGCATCGCCGGCGGGCGGCGCTACCTGCACATCAACGCGAACGGCGACATTGAGCCCTGCGCGTTCATCCACTACTCGGACGCGAACATCCGCGACACCCCCCTTCTGGAGGCACTCAAGCGGCCGCTGTTCATGGCCTACCACGACAACCAGCCCTTCAACGGCAACCACCTGCGGCCCTGCCCCGTGCTGGACAACAAGGACCGCCTGGCCCAGATGGTGGAGGCCTCGGGCGCCCGCTCCACCGACCTGGAGGAGCCGGAGGACGCGGCGGCGCTCTGCGCGAAGACGCACGCCGCAGCCGACCGCTGGGAGCCCGTGGCGCAGCGCCTGTGGGAGGAGGGGCACTGGACGAGCGGGCCTAACGCGGGGAGGCGGAAGTAG
- a CDS encoding zinc ribbon-containing protein, translated as MEFHTGDQPGEGRYRCKNCGYIVRITSDTEKLPACPNCGHHEFEKLEDED; from the coding sequence ATGGAGTTCCATACCGGAGACCAGCCCGGCGAAGGGCGCTACCGCTGCAAGAACTGCGGCTACATCGTGCGCATTACGAGCGATACCGAGAAGCTGCCCGCCTGCCCCAACTGCGGCCACCACGAGTTCGAGAAGCTCGAGGACGAGGACTGA
- a CDS encoding GAF domain-containing sensor histidine kinase: MGASNFCEDVLAGRSEVYARVVEDLKERYGFDFVGLGLTAFLGAPLKWIYSAGATDERHHRIVLAPGHGIGGIVIKAGKPMLFTNIDAEIDPREYSSYPIVFAEDLHSFCALPLVKEGRVVGAILCAFRTVSDAHRTSYSRFIADQKGRLADFDLVSSDFMDFERIAEEKRDDEADSPLLVHSEVSRVIAAQEAERKRISRELHDGIAQELLGISFVLKRLEPYLSRDAEARQLFTEANNDIDRILDELHNISVELRPSALDHLGFIPALRSQAAVFEKTYGAEIVFEGNLSRKRFDPALETQTYRICQEAVLNACKYSGADKVYVTLEDADGWMHATVVDHGCGFDVEHPEVKGSGCGLSGMRERARLIGATLTMASDGGGTVVTLVAPMKMAEGGAA; this comes from the coding sequence ATGGGGGCGTCGAATTTCTGCGAGGACGTGCTTGCGGGCAGGAGCGAGGTCTACGCGCGTGTCGTGGAGGACCTGAAGGAGCGCTACGGGTTCGACTTCGTGGGCTTGGGGTTGACGGCGTTTTTGGGGGCGCCGCTCAAGTGGATCTACAGCGCGGGCGCCACCGACGAGCGGCACCACCGCATCGTGCTCGCGCCCGGGCACGGCATCGGCGGCATCGTCATCAAGGCGGGAAAGCCCATGCTGTTCACGAACATAGATGCCGAGATCGACCCGCGCGAGTACTCGTCGTACCCCATCGTGTTCGCCGAGGACCTGCACAGCTTCTGCGCCCTGCCGCTCGTGAAGGAGGGCCGTGTCGTGGGGGCCATCCTGTGCGCGTTCCGCACCGTGAGCGACGCGCACCGCACGAGCTACAGCCGCTTCATAGCCGACCAGAAGGGCCGGCTCGCCGACTTCGACCTGGTATCGAGCGACTTCATGGACTTCGAGCGCATCGCCGAGGAGAAGCGCGACGACGAGGCGGACAGCCCGCTGCTCGTCCACTCGGAAGTGTCGCGCGTCATCGCCGCCCAGGAGGCCGAGCGCAAGCGCATCTCGCGCGAGCTTCACGATGGCATAGCCCAGGAGCTCCTGGGCATCTCGTTCGTGCTCAAGCGCCTTGAGCCGTACCTGAGCCGCGACGCGGAGGCGCGCCAGCTCTTCACGGAGGCCAACAACGACATCGACCGCATCCTGGACGAGCTTCACAACATCTCGGTGGAGCTGCGCCCCTCGGCGCTCGACCACCTGGGCTTCATCCCGGCCCTGCGCTCGCAGGCGGCCGTGTTCGAGAAGACCTACGGCGCCGAGATCGTGTTCGAGGGGAACCTGTCGCGCAAGCGCTTCGACCCCGCGCTCGAGACGCAAACCTACCGCATCTGCCAGGAGGCCGTGCTGAACGCCTGCAAGTACTCGGGCGCCGACAAGGTCTACGTGACGCTGGAGGACGCCGACGGCTGGATGCACGCCACCGTCGTGGACCATGGCTGCGGCTTCGACGTGGAGCACCCCGAGGTGAAGGGGAGCGGCTGCGGGCTCTCCGGCATGCGCGAGCGCGCACGTCTGATCGGCGCCACCCTCACGATGGCCTCCGACGGGGGCGGCACCGTCGTGACGCTCGTCGCGCCCATGAAGATGGCGGAAGGCGGTGCGGCATGA
- a CDS encoding response regulator transcription factor translates to MIRVVLADDHEVVRAGFKMILEQDAEIKVVAEAADGTQAYTIVSRERPDILLMDISMPPGQSGLVACEKIARDFPGTRIVILTMFAEPEYLFYTLRGGAAGYVLKNSTSEELLSAVHAVAGGGSYIHPKMAALLTKQLVGAGEEEDRSYQQLSNRELEILQLLAKGYTNKEISEQVYLSVKTVEAHRSKIYKKLGFKTRADLVSYALEHKLLDV, encoded by the coding sequence ATGATACGCGTGGTGCTGGCCGACGACCACGAGGTGGTGCGCGCCGGGTTCAAGATGATCTTGGAGCAGGACGCCGAGATCAAGGTGGTGGCCGAGGCTGCGGACGGCACGCAGGCCTATACGATAGTCTCGCGCGAGAGGCCCGACATCCTGCTCATGGACATCTCCATGCCGCCCGGCCAGAGCGGCCTGGTGGCCTGCGAGAAGATCGCGCGCGACTTCCCCGGCACGCGCATCGTCATCCTCACCATGTTCGCCGAGCCCGAGTACCTGTTCTACACGCTGCGCGGGGGAGCTGCGGGCTACGTGCTGAAGAACTCCACGTCAGAGGAGCTGCTCTCCGCCGTCCACGCCGTGGCCGGGGGCGGCAGCTACATCCACCCGAAGATGGCCGCGCTGCTCACCAAGCAACTCGTGGGCGCCGGCGAGGAGGAGGACCGCTCCTACCAGCAGCTGTCGAACCGCGAGCTGGAGATACTGCAGCTTCTGGCGAAGGGGTACACGAACAAGGAGATATCGGAGCAGGTGTACCTCTCCGTGAAGACCGTGGAAGCCCATCGCTCGAAGATCTACAAGAAGCTCGGGTTCAAGACCCGTGCCGATTTGGTGTCCTACGCCCTGGAGCACAAGCTGCTGGACGTGTGA